In Triticum aestivum cultivar Chinese Spring chromosome 5B, IWGSC CS RefSeq v2.1, whole genome shotgun sequence, the following proteins share a genomic window:
- the LOC123111930 gene encoding dihydrolipoyllysine-residue acetyltransferase component 4 of pyruvate dehydrogenase complex, chloroplastic → MASLASLSIYTVPGRAGRAESVHTPRRRRMAVVRAKVREIFMPALSSTMTEGKIVSWTTAEGDRVSKGDPVVVVESDKADMDVETFHDGIIAAVLVPAGGTALVGAPIALLAESEEDVALAQARAQALSKAQGEETPPPHAAATAPPTVAPALAPVAAPTNGIATPHAKKLAKQHRVDISNVIGTGLNGRITAADVEAAAGIQPKPKAAPPPPPAARSAPPAGTPLVAAVRQPAVLPPVPGATAVPFTSMQSAVSRNMVESLSVPTFRVGYAIKTDKLDALYEKVKLKGVTKTLLLVKAAGMALAQHPVVNASCRDGKSFSYNSSINIAVAVAIEGGLLTPVLEDVDKSDIYLLAQKWRALLKKTRMKQLQPNEYSSGTFSLSNLGMFGVDRFDAILPPGQGAIMAVGASRPTVIADKDGFFSIKNEMLVNVTADHRIIYGADLAAFLQTFAKIVEDPESLTL, encoded by the exons ATGGCGTCGCTGGCTTCTCTCTCCATCTACACCGTGCCGGGGCGCGCAGGCCGTGCCGAGTCCGTTCACACCCCTCGCCGGCGGCGTATGGCGGTGGTGCGGGCGAAGGTGCGCGAGATCTTCATGCCTGCGCTGAGCTCGACGATGACGGAGGGCAAGATCGTCTCCTGGACGACCGCCGAGGGAGACCGCGTCTCCAAGGGCGACCCCGTGGTGGTCGTCGAGTCCGACAAGGCAGACATGGATGTGGAGACCTTCCACGACGGCATcatcgccgccgtcctcgtccCGGCCGGTGGGACCGCCCTCGTCGGCGCCCCCATCGCCCTCCTCGCCGAGTCCGAGGAGGATGTCGCCCTCGCGCAGGCGCGTGCCCAGGCCCTATCCAAGGCCCAGGGCGAAGAAACCCCTCCTCCCCATGCTGCCGCCACGGCTCCACCTACCGTGGCCCCTGCTCTGGCACCAGTGGCCGCACCGACGAATGGCATCGCTACGCCTCATGCCAAGAAGCTCGCGAAGCAGCACAGAGTGGACATCTCCAATGTTATCGGCACCGGGCTAAACGGCCGCATCACGGCGGCTGACGTTGAGGCTGCCGCTGGGATCCAGCCAAAGCCAAAGGCCGCTCCACCTCCACcccctgcagctcgctctgcacCTCCGGCAGGCACACCATTAGTAGCTGCAGTCAGACAACCAGCAGTGCTTCCTCCGGTGCCTGGTGCGACTGCGGTGCCATTCACATCGATGCAATCGGCGGTGAGCAGGAACATGGTGGAGAGCTTGTCAGTGCCAACGTTCCGAGTTGGGTATGCCATCAAGACCGATAAGCTCGATGCACTCTATGAGAAG GTTAAGTTGAAAGGGGTTACAAAAACATTGTTGCTGGTGAAAGCAGCAGGCATGGCACTCGCTCAGCACCCAGTTGTGAATGCCAGCTGCAGGGATGGAAAGAGCTTCAGTTACAACAGTAGTATCAACATCGCGGTGGCGGTTGCCATCGAGGGTGGCCTTCTTACGCCTGTGTTGGAGGATGTTGATAAG TCAGATATATATCTGCTCGCGCAAAAATGGAGAGCACTGCTCAAAAAGACGCGCATGAAGCAGCTCCAACCAAATGAATACAGCTCTG GGACGTTTTCACTGTCCAACCTTGGTATGTTTGGGGTAGATAGATTTGATGCAATCCTTCCACCTGGTCAG GGGGCTATCATGGCTGTTGGAGCATCGAGACCTACTGTTATAGCTGACAAGGATGGTTTCTTCAGTATCAAGAACGAAATGCTG GTCAATGTTACTGCTGATCACAGGATTATATATGGCGCTGATTTGGCAGCATTTCTGCAAACATTTGCAAAGATTGTCGAGGACCCTGAGAGCTTAACACTGTAG
- the LOC123111931 gene encoding heavy metal-associated isoprenylated plant protein 25, which translates to MDYRQFYCMTLRMSIDCNGCYQKIRRALLQMQELESHLIDRKHGRVSVWGAFSPQDVAIKIRKRTNRRVEILELREATGPGGGDEQGAGGGQMP; encoded by the exons GCATGACCCTGAGGATGAGCATAGACTGCAACGGGTGCTACCAGAAGATCAGGAGGGCGCTGCTCCAGATGCAAG AGCTGGAGAGCCACCTGATTGACCGGAAGCACGGCCGGGTGAGCGTCTGGGGCGCCTTCAGCCCGCAGGACGTGGCCATCAAGATCAGGAAGCGGACCAACCGGCGCGTCGAGATACTGGAGCTCAGGGAGGCCACAGGGCCAGGGGGCGGCGACGAgcagggcgccggcggcgggcAGATGCCCTGA